In Sphingomonas psychrotolerans, the following proteins share a genomic window:
- a CDS encoding SRPBCC family protein: MSGPVILKVTRAFATSATRAFDAWLDPADAARFLFATPDGEMIRCEIDPRVGGGFTLTERRAAGDAEHRGRYLEIDRPRHLVFLFAADPADEGEWTRVTIDIVDTPAGCTLTLTHEMDPQWAVYEDQTRKGWTTILESLARILES; encoded by the coding sequence GTGAGCGGTCCGGTCATCCTCAAGGTAACCCGCGCTTTCGCCACGTCGGCGACGCGCGCGTTCGACGCCTGGCTCGATCCTGCCGATGCGGCGCGCTTCCTGTTCGCCACGCCGGACGGCGAGATGATCCGCTGCGAGATCGATCCGCGCGTCGGTGGCGGCTTCACTCTCACCGAGCGCCGCGCCGCAGGCGATGCCGAGCACCGTGGCCGCTATCTCGAGATCGATCGTCCGCGCCACCTCGTCTTCCTCTTCGCTGCCGATCCGGCGGACGAAGGCGAATGGACCCGCGTGACCATCGACATCGTCGATACGCCGGCCGGCTGCACGCTCACCCTCACGCACGAAATGGATCCGCAATGGGCGGTCTATGAGGATCAGACCCGCAAAGGCTGGACGACGATCCTGGAAAGTCTCGCCCGCATATTGGAGAGCTGA
- a CDS encoding VOC family protein, whose product MTKATPFLMFQHGKAQAALDFYVESVPGSRIVSIERFGRDGPGPEGTVLRAHAEIAGQPVMAHDSFITHGFDFTPSWSFFVDCIDAAETDRLFATLGEGGQVLMPLDNYGWSRRFGWVSDRFGVSWQVNLQ is encoded by the coding sequence ATGACCAAGGCAACTCCCTTCCTCATGTTCCAGCATGGCAAGGCGCAGGCGGCGCTCGATTTCTATGTCGAGTCGGTTCCCGGCAGCCGTATCGTATCAATCGAGCGCTTCGGCCGCGACGGCCCGGGTCCCGAGGGGACGGTCTTGCGCGCGCATGCCGAGATCGCCGGCCAGCCGGTGATGGCGCATGACAGCTTCATCACCCATGGCTTCGACTTCACGCCGTCCTGGTCCTTCTTCGTCGATTGCATCGACGCGGCCGAAACCGACCGATTGTTTGCCACGCTCGGCGAAGGCGGTCAGGTGCTGATGCCGCTCGACAATTACGGCTGGAGCCGTCGGTTCGGCTGGGTATCGGACAGGTTCGGCGTCTCGTGGCAGGTCAACCTGCAGTGA
- a CDS encoding DUF1428 domain-containing protein — MSYVDGFVLAVPAANKERFRAMAQRVAEVFTDHGAIRVSENWGDDVPVGEQTWFARAVNLQDGETVCFSWVEWPSKAARDEGNAAIAADPRLQPGADEADIMDSRRMIYGGFASLVDHRS; from the coding sequence ATGAGCTATGTCGACGGGTTCGTTCTCGCGGTGCCCGCCGCCAACAAGGAGCGGTTCCGCGCCATGGCGCAGCGCGTGGCGGAAGTCTTCACCGATCACGGGGCGATCCGCGTGTCGGAGAATTGGGGGGACGACGTGCCTGTGGGCGAGCAAACCTGGTTCGCCCGCGCAGTGAACCTTCAGGACGGAGAAACTGTCTGCTTCTCGTGGGTCGAATGGCCGTCAAAGGCGGCGCGCGACGAGGGTAACGCAGCGATCGCCGCGGATCCCCGGCTCCAGCCGGGCGCGGATGAGGCCGACATCATGGATTCGAGGCGGATGATCTATGGCGGCTTCGCGTCGCTGGTCGATCATCGCAGTTGA
- a CDS encoding ArsR/SmtB family transcription factor, which yields MVEQRLDTTFHALADPTRRGMLATLALGEKSIGELAEPFSMSFAGAAKHVKVLEGAGLVARRKVGRNQLCRLNAGPLGEADKWLRQWEQFWTLRLDRLEALIEADKQQETKR from the coding sequence ATGGTTGAACAACGACTCGACACGACCTTCCACGCCCTCGCCGACCCCACCCGGCGCGGCATGCTCGCCACGCTTGCGCTGGGCGAGAAGTCGATCGGCGAACTGGCCGAGCCTTTTTCGATGAGCTTCGCGGGTGCCGCCAAGCATGTGAAGGTGCTCGAAGGTGCCGGCCTCGTCGCGCGACGAAAAGTCGGCCGCAACCAGCTCTGCCGCCTCAATGCCGGCCCGCTCGGCGAAGCCGACAAATGGCTGCGCCAATGGGAGCAATTCTGGACCCTCCGGCTCGACCGGCTCGAGGCGCTCATCGAAGCAGACAAGCAGCAGGAGACGAAGCGATGA
- the rarD gene encoding EamA family transporter RarD produces the protein MRNSSKPDAAGLAFGVGSYTLWGVLPLYIHLLKGVPALQVLAHRVLWSLALLLVLILVLRRAKGIITAARGRTLLLLVGSALMIAINWIVYIWAVQNEHVLEASLGYFINPLVNVALGFAFLGERLRRLQGVAIAIAAAGVVVLATSGGGALWISLLLALSFGFYGLLRKVAAIDALGGLTVETLLLAPFSVALLLHAGHTGTTAFGQSNHMDLLLALAGVVTALPLLLFAAAARRLPLATLGLLQYIAPSLQFAEAVLIFGEPMRTAHIVTFALIWTGCALYAFDAVRAARARPALPAE, from the coding sequence ATGCGCAATTCGTCCAAGCCCGATGCCGCGGGTCTCGCGTTCGGCGTCGGCTCGTACACCCTCTGGGGCGTGCTGCCGCTCTACATACACTTGCTGAAGGGTGTTCCAGCGCTCCAGGTTCTGGCGCATCGCGTGCTTTGGTCGCTGGCGCTCCTCCTCGTGCTGATCCTCGTGCTCCGTCGCGCAAAAGGGATCATCACCGCTGCGCGCGGGCGCACCCTGCTGTTGCTCGTCGGCAGCGCGCTGATGATTGCGATCAACTGGATCGTCTATATCTGGGCAGTCCAGAACGAGCATGTTCTCGAGGCGAGCCTCGGCTATTTCATCAATCCGCTGGTCAATGTCGCGCTCGGCTTCGCCTTTCTCGGCGAGAGGCTGCGAAGGCTTCAGGGCGTGGCGATCGCGATTGCCGCAGCGGGGGTGGTCGTGCTCGCGACCAGCGGCGGCGGCGCCTTGTGGATCTCGCTCCTGCTCGCGCTCAGTTTCGGATTCTATGGGCTGCTGCGCAAAGTCGCGGCAATCGATGCGCTCGGCGGACTCACCGTAGAGACGCTGCTGCTCGCGCCGTTCAGCGTCGCGCTGCTGCTTCATGCCGGCCACACCGGCACCACCGCCTTCGGTCAATCGAACCATATGGACCTATTGCTCGCGTTGGCCGGGGTAGTCACCGCCCTGCCGCTGCTGCTGTTCGCCGCCGCGGCTCGGCGGCTGCCCCTGGCGACGCTCGGCCTGCTCCAGTATATCGCTCCTTCACTCCAGTTCGCCGAGGCGGTGCTGATTTTCGGAGAGCCGATGCGCACCGCCCATATCGTCACCTTTGCGCTGATCTGGACCGGCTGCGCCTTGTACGCCTTCGACGCCGTTCGCGCGGCGCGGGCCAGGCCGGCACTGCCGGCAGAATAA
- a CDS encoding YciI-like protein produces the protein MAHFLLRYELAADYLERRPAFRGAHLALAWAAVERGDLLLGGAVGDPVESALLLFTSAETARAFAEADPYVAQGLVARWNVALWSTVVGAEAANPVRPEG, from the coding sequence ATGGCGCACTTCCTGCTCCGTTACGAACTCGCGGCCGACTATCTCGAACGCCGGCCGGCCTTTCGCGGCGCGCACCTCGCGCTCGCCTGGGCCGCAGTCGAGCGGGGCGATCTGCTGCTCGGCGGTGCGGTCGGCGACCCGGTCGAATCGGCGCTGCTGCTGTTCACCAGCGCCGAGACCGCGCGCGCTTTCGCCGAAGCCGATCCCTATGTCGCGCAGGGCCTCGTGGCGCGCTGGAACGTGGCGCTCTGGTCCACCGTGGTCGGCGCCGAAGCAGCCAATCCGGTCAGACCAGAAGGCTGA
- a CDS encoding dihydrolipoamide acetyltransferase family protein, with protein MARFTFRLPDIGEGIAEAEIVAWHVRVGERVEEDQQVADMMTDKATVEMESPVSGMVVELAGEVGDQVAIGSALMVVETDGDEAGVPKEIEEQVEAENPGVEEVADLTPRAPLPAGEGSEGLASNEPPAVSAPPPPPPASGRGAEVRGAEKHVLASPAVRARALDLGVDLATVKAEGDRLRHSDLDAYLRYGQGQGYHAPHASRAREDEAIRVIGMRRRIAENMAASKRAIPHFTYVDEIDVTALEDMRGDLNANRGNRPKLTMLPFLIVAICRTIPDFPMINARYDDEAGVVTRHGRVHLGMAAQTDAGLMVPVIRDAQDRNVWQLASEIGRLAEAARTGKARSEELSGSTLTITSLGPLGGIATTPVINRPEVAIIGPNKIVERPIFQGDEIVRAKLMNLSISCDHRVVDGWDAASFVQALKKQLETPVLLFAD; from the coding sequence ATGGCTCGCTTCACTTTCCGCCTGCCGGACATCGGCGAAGGCATCGCCGAGGCTGAGATCGTCGCATGGCATGTGCGCGTCGGCGAACGCGTCGAGGAGGACCAGCAGGTCGCCGACATGATGACCGACAAGGCGACGGTCGAGATGGAATCGCCGGTCTCCGGCATGGTGGTCGAGCTGGCGGGCGAGGTCGGCGATCAGGTCGCGATCGGATCGGCGCTGATGGTGGTCGAAACCGATGGCGACGAAGCGGGGGTGCCGAAGGAAATCGAGGAGCAGGTCGAGGCCGAGAATCCGGGTGTGGAGGAAGTGGCTGACCTCACCCCGCGCGCTCCCCTCCCCGCAGGGGAGGGGTCGGAGGGCTTGGCCTCGAACGAACCGCCGGCGGTTTCAGCCCCTCCCCCGCCCCCTCCCGCAAGCGGAAGGGGAGCAGAAGTAAGGGGAGCAGAGAAGCACGTCCTCGCCTCCCCGGCAGTCCGCGCCCGGGCGCTGGACCTCGGCGTGGACCTCGCCACCGTGAAGGCCGAAGGTGATCGCCTGCGCCATTCCGACCTCGATGCGTATCTGCGCTACGGCCAAGGCCAGGGCTATCACGCCCCCCACGCCAGCCGCGCCCGCGAGGACGAGGCGATCAGGGTCATCGGCATGCGCCGCCGCATCGCGGAGAACATGGCCGCGTCGAAGCGCGCGATCCCGCATTTCACGTATGTCGACGAGATCGATGTCACTGCGCTCGAGGATATGCGGGGCGACCTCAACGCCAATCGCGGCAACCGCCCCAAGCTGACGATGCTGCCGTTCCTGATCGTGGCGATCTGTCGGACGATCCCGGACTTTCCGATGATCAACGCGCGGTACGACGACGAGGCCGGTGTGGTCACCCGCCACGGTCGCGTCCATCTGGGTATGGCCGCACAGACTGATGCAGGGCTGATGGTGCCGGTGATTCGCGATGCACAGGACAGGAATGTCTGGCAGCTCGCCAGCGAGATCGGCCGGCTCGCCGAAGCCGCGCGCACCGGCAAGGCCAGGTCCGAGGAACTCAGCGGCTCGACTCTCACCATCACGTCGCTCGGTCCGCTTGGCGGCATCGCCACAACCCCGGTGATCAATCGTCCCGAGGTCGCGATCATCGGTCCCAACAAGATCGTCGAGCGCCCGATTTTCCAGGGCGACGAGATTGTCCGCGCCAAATTGATGAACCTGTCGATCAGCTGCGACCACCGCGTTGTCGACGGCTGGGACGCGGCAAGCTTCGTCCAGGCACTCAAGAAGCAGCTCGAAACGCCTGTTCTGTTGTTTGCCGACTGA
- a CDS encoding alpha-ketoacid dehydrogenase subunit beta, translating to MNMIQAINSAMDVMMARDPDVVVMGEDVGYFGGVFRATAGLQTKYGKTRVFDTPITEIGIIGVAIGMGAYGLRPVPEIQFADYIYPALDQLVSEAARLRYRSAADFTAPITVRSPFGGGIFGGQTHSQSPEGIFTHVSGIKTVIPSNPYDAKGLLISAIEDNDPTLFFEPKRIYNGPFDGHYDRPSKNWSNHPLGEVPEGYYKIPLGKAATVRAGEAVTILCYGTMVHVVANTIEEMQVDAEIIDLRTLVPLDIKAIEQSVKKTGRCLIVHEATRTGGFGAELSALVQERCFYHLEAPIERVTGFDTPYPHSLEWAYFPGPVRIGEALKKLLKD from the coding sequence ATGAACATGATTCAGGCGATCAACTCCGCCATGGACGTGATGATGGCGCGCGATCCCGACGTCGTCGTGATGGGCGAGGACGTGGGGTATTTCGGGGGCGTCTTCCGCGCCACTGCCGGCCTCCAGACCAAATACGGCAAGACCCGCGTGTTCGATACGCCGATCACCGAGATCGGCATCATCGGCGTCGCGATCGGCATGGGCGCCTATGGCCTGCGCCCGGTCCCCGAGATCCAGTTCGCCGATTACATCTATCCTGCGCTCGACCAGCTCGTCTCGGAAGCCGCGCGGCTGCGCTACCGCTCGGCGGCGGATTTCACCGCGCCGATTACCGTGCGCTCGCCCTTCGGCGGCGGCATCTTCGGCGGCCAGACGCATAGCCAGTCGCCCGAGGGCATCTTCACCCACGTCTCCGGGATCAAGACGGTGATCCCGTCCAATCCCTATGACGCCAAGGGGCTGCTGATCTCGGCGATCGAGGACAATGATCCGACGCTCTTCTTCGAGCCCAAGCGCATCTATAACGGCCCGTTCGACGGCCATTATGATCGCCCGTCGAAGAACTGGTCGAACCATCCGCTCGGCGAAGTGCCCGAGGGCTATTACAAGATCCCGCTCGGCAAAGCCGCGACGGTGCGTGCCGGCGAGGCAGTGACGATCCTGTGCTACGGCACGATGGTCCATGTCGTCGCCAACACGATCGAGGAAATGCAGGTCGACGCCGAGATCATCGACTTGCGCACGCTCGTGCCGCTCGACATCAAGGCGATCGAGCAATCGGTGAAGAAGACCGGGCGCTGCCTGATCGTCCATGAAGCGACGCGCACCGGCGGCTTCGGTGCTGAACTCTCGGCCCTGGTCCAGGAACGCTGCTTCTATCATCTCGAAGCGCCGATCGAGCGCGTCACCGGCTTCGACACGCCTTATCCCCACAGCCTCGAATGGGCCTATTTTCCCGGCCCGGTGCGTATCGGCGAGGCACTCAAGAAACTCCTGAAGGACTGA
- a CDS encoding 3-methyl-2-oxobutanoate dehydrogenase (2-methylpropanoyl-transferring) subunit alpha, whose amino-acid sequence MDAPRANLPPLSLHVPEPKFRPGDEADFSDVDVPPAGSARRPDSAAPADSFHELAYTLIRVLDDSGQAVGPWNPRLDPEALRKMLRSMAMVRAFDERMFRAQRQGKTSFYMKSTGEEAVSVAATMALAADDMCFPSYRQQGILITRGYPLVTMMNQIYSNKGDPLQGRQLPIMYSAKDHGFFSISGNLATQYPQAVGWAMASAAKGDTRIAATWCGEGSTAEGDFHSAMTFATVYKAPVILNVVNNQWAISSFSGFAGAEATTFAARAVGYGIAGLRVDGNDALAVYAATQWAAERARTNQGPTLIEHFTYRAEGHSTSDDASAYRSAGEPNAWPLGDPVRRLKEHLIALGEWDEERHAAQDLELAEEVKRAQKEAEKNGVLGHGMHQPFETMFEGVFEEMPWHLKEQSEQMIAERKAAGI is encoded by the coding sequence ATGGACGCCCCGCGCGCAAATTTGCCGCCGCTATCGTTGCATGTGCCCGAGCCCAAATTCAGGCCGGGCGACGAAGCCGATTTCAGCGATGTCGATGTCCCGCCAGCGGGCTCGGCACGCCGGCCCGACAGCGCCGCCCCCGCCGACAGCTTCCACGAGCTCGCCTACACGCTGATCCGGGTGCTCGACGATTCGGGACAGGCAGTCGGCCCATGGAACCCGCGGCTCGACCCTGAGGCGCTGCGGAAAATGCTCCGTTCGATGGCGATGGTCCGCGCTTTCGACGAGCGGATGTTTCGCGCCCAGCGCCAGGGCAAGACCAGCTTCTACATGAAGTCGACCGGTGAAGAGGCCGTCTCGGTCGCCGCGACGATGGCGCTCGCCGCCGACGACATGTGCTTCCCTTCCTATCGCCAGCAGGGGATCCTGATCACGCGCGGCTATCCTTTGGTCACGATGATGAACCAGATCTACTCGAACAAGGGCGATCCGCTGCAGGGCCGGCAGTTGCCGATCATGTATTCGGCCAAGGATCACGGCTTCTTCTCGATCTCTGGCAATCTCGCGACGCAATATCCGCAGGCAGTGGGCTGGGCGATGGCGAGCGCGGCGAAGGGTGATACCCGCATCGCCGCGACATGGTGCGGCGAGGGGTCGACCGCCGAGGGCGACTTCCACTCGGCGATGACCTTTGCGACTGTGTACAAGGCGCCGGTCATCCTCAACGTCGTCAACAATCAATGGGCGATCAGCAGCTTTTCGGGCTTCGCCGGCGCCGAGGCCACGACCTTCGCGGCACGCGCAGTGGGCTATGGCATCGCCGGTCTGCGAGTCGACGGGAATGATGCGCTCGCGGTCTATGCCGCTACCCAATGGGCGGCCGAGCGCGCGCGCACCAATCAGGGCCCGACCTTGATCGAGCATTTCACCTATCGTGCCGAGGGGCATTCGACCTCCGACGATGCGTCCGCCTACCGCTCGGCAGGCGAACCTAATGCGTGGCCGCTCGGTGATCCGGTCAGGCGCCTCAAGGAGCATTTGATCGCCCTCGGCGAATGGGATGAGGAACGCCACGCCGCGCAGGACCTCGAACTCGCCGAGGAAGTGAAGCGCGCGCAGAAGGAAGCCGAGAAGAACGGCGTCCTCGGCCACGGCATGCACCAGCCCTTCGAGACGATGTTCGAAGGCGTGTTCGAGGAGATGCCATGGCACCTCAAGGAACAGTCCGAACAGATGATCGCCGAGCGCAAGGCGGCGGGGATATGA
- the purH gene encoding bifunctional phosphoribosylaminoimidazolecarboxamide formyltransferase/IMP cyclohydrolase → MDQVSIKRALLSVSDKTGIVELGQALAAHGVELVSTGGTAKALRDAGLEVRDISDLTGFPEMMDGRVKTLHPKVHGGLLAVRGNSEHVASMEEHAIGAIDLVVVNLYPFAQTVARGAARDEIIENIDIGGPSMVRSAAKNHESVAILTDPADYPLVQDGSTTLEQRRKFAAKAYAATAAYDAAIASWFAFADQGERFPQTLPVALTKGPELRYGENPHQSAALYLPQTGARGIAQAEQLQGKALSYNNYNDADAALELVSEFKDGPPTVVIVKHANPCGVATAATLKDAYLQALACDSVSAFGGIIAVNRTLDRETAEAMAGIFTEVVVAPDADADARAVFAAKKNLRLLITGDLPDPARPGLMLKSIAGGMLVQSRDNGRLEDLKVVTQRAPTEQELADCRFAWTVAKHVKSNAIVYAKGGSTAGIGAGQMNRLESARIAAWKAKDAAEKAGWAQPRTIGSAVASDAFFPFADGLLAAVEAGATAVIQPGGSIRDDEVIAAADEADLAMVVTGMRHFRH, encoded by the coding sequence ATGGATCAGGTCAGCATCAAGCGCGCGCTTCTCTCGGTTTCCGACAAGACCGGGATCGTCGAACTCGGCCAGGCGCTCGCCGCGCACGGGGTCGAACTCGTCTCCACCGGGGGCACCGCCAAGGCATTGCGCGATGCCGGGCTCGAGGTGCGCGACATTTCCGATCTCACCGGCTTTCCCGAGATGATGGACGGCCGGGTCAAGACGCTCCATCCCAAGGTCCATGGCGGGCTGCTGGCGGTGCGCGGTAATTCCGAGCACGTCGCCTCGATGGAAGAGCACGCGATCGGCGCGATCGATCTGGTGGTGGTGAACCTCTATCCTTTCGCCCAGACCGTCGCACGCGGTGCGGCACGCGACGAGATCATCGAGAATATCGACATCGGCGGGCCGTCGATGGTGCGTTCGGCCGCCAAGAATCACGAATCGGTCGCGATCCTCACCGATCCGGCCGATTATCCGCTGGTCCAGGACGGCAGCACCACGCTCGAGCAGCGCCGCAAATTCGCCGCCAAGGCTTATGCCGCCACTGCCGCCTATGACGCCGCGATCGCGAGCTGGTTCGCCTTCGCCGATCAGGGCGAGAGGTTCCCGCAGACGCTGCCGGTAGCGCTCACCAAGGGCCCCGAGCTGCGCTACGGCGAAAACCCGCACCAGTCGGCCGCGCTCTATCTGCCGCAGACCGGCGCTCGCGGCATCGCGCAGGCCGAGCAGCTCCAGGGCAAGGCGCTCAGCTACAATAATTACAACGACGCCGATGCCGCGCTCGAACTCGTCAGCGAGTTCAAGGACGGTCCGCCGACGGTCGTCATCGTCAAGCACGCCAATCCCTGCGGCGTCGCAACCGCGGCCACGCTGAAAGACGCCTATCTTCAGGCGCTGGCCTGCGATTCGGTCTCTGCGTTCGGCGGGATCATTGCCGTCAACCGCACGCTCGACCGCGAGACCGCCGAGGCGATGGCCGGCATCTTTACCGAAGTCGTCGTCGCGCCCGATGCCGATGCGGATGCCCGCGCGGTCTTCGCCGCCAAGAAGAATTTGCGCCTGCTGATCACCGGCGATCTCCCCGATCCCGCGCGCCCGGGGCTGATGCTCAAGTCGATTGCCGGCGGCATGCTTGTCCAGTCGCGCGACAATGGCCGGTTGGAGGACCTCAAGGTCGTCACGCAGCGCGCGCCCACCGAGCAGGAACTGGCCGACTGCCGCTTCGCCTGGACCGTTGCCAAGCACGTAAAGTCGAACGCGATCGTCTATGCCAAAGGCGGCAGCACCGCCGGCATCGGCGCCGGCCAGATGAATCGCCTCGAATCGGCTCGCATCGCCGCGTGGAAAGCGAAAGACGCCGCCGAGAAGGCCGGCTGGGCGCAACCGCGCACCATCGGCTCGGCAGTCGCTTCGGACGCCTTTTTCCCCTTCGCCGACGGCTTGCTCGCGGCAGTCGAGGCAGGGGCCACCGCAGTGATCCAGCCCGGCGGCTCGATTCGCGACGACGAAGTCATTGCCGCCGCCGACGAAGCCGATCTCGCGATGGTGGTCACTGGCATGCGGCATTTCCGGCACTGA
- a CDS encoding heparinase II/III family protein, producing MKNSPPESGADGVDEGKRLIRTGGDRGLSLAERISERFQRLTWGTPLHAMRLRGRHPLKLIAVPDDPFFGDANRGNALLDGVLRFRGEDRAIEAIDFAAPDWSPAFGDYLQSFAWLRDLSSVTTRARGVPIAEEIMRRWLAAHSEKVSEPAWRADLWGRRILYWTAHAPLILSSTDLVYRSSVLHALARGARHLDRAADRVQPGAALIAAWSGVLVAGLAMPGGDPRRAYGENGLRRALEQSVFEDGGSVTRSPAAQIESIQFLTILGEAYAARRLEAPEFIDATRTRMVTALLGLCHGDKGLSSWQGSGPVPGDVIEQLVEATEVRTRPLKQAREWGYQRLSQGQSVLIMDVAPPPLARLVEGGCASTLAFELSDGPDRVVVNCGGARAAHAKVPAAMTEGLRTTAAHSTLVLSNSNSTAIHADGTLGRGVVEVELVRHETDTASRIEASHDGYVRRYGYLHRRVLAMSPDGRDVRGEDMLLPADRRKHKAPTVFVIRFHLHPQVEVTPTADGLAAILRTASGHLWQFRCKGGGLAIEDSVWVDARGRPLASQQLVVTGASPAGGANVSWLFHRAK from the coding sequence ATGAAAAATTCGCCGCCCGAATCCGGCGCCGACGGGGTCGACGAAGGCAAACGGCTCATCCGCACCGGCGGCGATCGCGGCCTGAGCCTTGCCGAGCGGATCTCCGAGCGCTTTCAGCGGCTGACCTGGGGCACCCCCCTCCACGCGATGCGGCTGCGCGGCCGCCATCCGCTCAAGCTCATCGCGGTTCCCGACGATCCTTTTTTCGGTGACGCCAATCGCGGCAACGCCTTGCTCGACGGCGTGCTCCGTTTCCGTGGCGAGGATCGCGCGATCGAGGCGATCGATTTCGCCGCGCCCGATTGGTCGCCGGCTTTTGGCGACTATCTCCAGAGCTTCGCCTGGCTGCGCGACTTGTCCAGCGTCACCACGCGGGCGCGCGGCGTTCCGATCGCCGAAGAGATCATGCGCCGCTGGCTCGCAGCGCATAGCGAAAAAGTGTCCGAGCCGGCGTGGCGCGCCGACCTGTGGGGCCGCCGGATCCTGTACTGGACCGCGCACGCGCCGTTGATCCTGTCCTCGACCGATCTGGTCTATCGCTCGAGCGTGCTCCACGCGCTTGCCCGCGGCGCGCGACATCTCGACCGGGCCGCGGACCGCGTCCAGCCGGGCGCCGCACTGATCGCGGCATGGTCGGGCGTGCTGGTTGCCGGCCTGGCGATGCCTGGCGGTGATCCGCGCCGGGCCTATGGCGAGAACGGCCTCAGGCGCGCGCTCGAACAATCGGTGTTCGAGGACGGCGGCAGCGTCACACGCTCGCCGGCCGCGCAGATCGAATCGATCCAGTTCCTCACCATCCTGGGTGAGGCCTATGCCGCGCGGCGGCTCGAAGCGCCGGAATTCATCGACGCGACGCGCACCCGCATGGTCACAGCGCTGCTCGGCCTTTGCCACGGCGACAAGGGGCTTTCGAGCTGGCAGGGATCGGGTCCCGTTCCGGGCGACGTCATCGAACAGCTCGTCGAGGCCACCGAAGTGCGAACCCGGCCGCTCAAGCAGGCGCGCGAATGGGGCTATCAGCGCCTCTCCCAAGGGCAGAGCGTGCTGATCATGGACGTCGCGCCGCCGCCGCTCGCCCGGCTGGTCGAGGGCGGCTGCGCCTCGACGCTGGCCTTCGAGCTTTCCGACGGACCCGATCGCGTCGTCGTCAATTGCGGCGGCGCGCGCGCAGCCCACGCCAAAGTACCGGCCGCGATGACCGAAGGCCTGCGCACCACCGCGGCGCATTCGACCCTGGTGTTGAGCAACAGCAATTCGACTGCGATCCATGCCGACGGTACGCTCGGACGCGGAGTGGTCGAAGTCGAATTGGTGCGGCATGAGACCGACACCGCCAGCCGGATCGAGGCGAGCCATGACGGCTATGTCCGCCGCTACGGCTATCTCCATCGTCGGGTTCTCGCGATGTCGCCCGATGGCCGTGATGTGCGCGGCGAGGACATGTTACTCCCGGCGGACCGGCGCAAGCACAAGGCGCCGACGGTATTCGTGATCCGCTTCCATCTGCACCCGCAGGTCGAGGTCACGCCGACTGCCGATGGTCTCGCGGCGATCCTGCGCACTGCCTCGGGACATCTCTGGCAGTTCCGCTGCAAGGGCGGCGGCCTCGCGATCGAGGACAGCGTCTGGGTCGATGCGCGCGGCCGCCCGCTCGCCAGCCAGCAGCTTGTCGTCACCGGTGCGAGCCCCGCCGGCGGCGCCAATGTCAGCTGGCTCTTCCACCGCGCCAAATAA
- the rpe gene encoding ribulose-phosphate 3-epimerase encodes MSAIRIAPSILSADFARLGEEIRAIDAAGADWIHVDVMDGHFVPNITIGPAVIKALRPHTAKPFDVHLMIAPVDPLLAAFADAGADTISVHPESGPHLHRTLQTIKALGKRAGVVLNPATPVNVVDHVMDMIDLILVMSVNPGFGGQKFIESQLPKISELRRRITASGRAIDLEVDGGVDRDTAPRVIAAGADALVAGTATFTGGPDRYAANIAALRGG; translated from the coding sequence ATGTCCGCCATCCGCATTGCCCCATCGATCCTCTCCGCCGACTTCGCCCGGCTAGGCGAGGAGATCCGCGCGATCGATGCGGCGGGCGCGGACTGGATCCATGTCGACGTCATGGATGGCCATTTCGTGCCCAACATCACGATCGGCCCCGCAGTGATCAAGGCGCTCCGCCCGCACACCGCCAAGCCGTTCGACGTCCATTTGATGATCGCGCCGGTCGATCCGCTGCTGGCCGCCTTCGCCGATGCCGGCGCCGATACGATCTCGGTCCATCCGGAGTCAGGTCCGCATCTGCACCGCACGCTTCAGACGATCAAGGCGCTGGGCAAGCGCGCCGGCGTGGTGCTGAATCCCGCCACTCCGGTCAATGTCGTCGACCATGTCATGGACATGATCGATCTGATCCTCGTGATGAGTGTCAATCCCGGCTTCGGCGGGCAGAAGTTCATCGAGAGTCAGCTCCCCAAGATCAGCGAGCTGCGCCGGCGGATCACTGCATCGGGCCGCGCGATCGATCTCGAAGTGGATGGCGGAGTCGATCGCGACACTGCCCCGCGCGTGATCGCGGCGGGCGCAGACGCTCTGGTCGCGGGCACCGCGACCTTCACCGGCGGACCCGATCGCTATGCCGCCAACATCGCCGCATTGAGAGGCGGATGA